One region of Chryseobacterium sp. C-71 genomic DNA includes:
- a CDS encoding Lrp/AsnC family transcriptional regulator — protein sequence MNYQLDEIDKKILDFLVENTRMPFTEIAKQMDVSAGTIHVRVKKMEDAGIILGSSLNLDYGKLDYHFTAFIGILLTKSNRTQEVLKELGTIPNVVEASVISGKYNIFCKVKAKNTEDAKKIIYQIDDIQDVMRTESMISMEEFLSDKNRLINAISI from the coding sequence ATGAACTATCAACTGGACGAAATAGACAAGAAAATTCTTGATTTCTTAGTAGAAAACACAAGAATGCCTTTTACAGAAATTGCAAAACAGATGGACGTATCTGCAGGAACAATTCATGTAAGAGTGAAGAAAATGGAAGATGCAGGTATTATTTTAGGATCATCTCTTAATTTAGATTATGGTAAGTTAGATTACCACTTTACAGCTTTTATCGGAATCCTTTTAACAAAATCAAACCGCACTCAAGAGGTTTTGAAGGAGTTAGGAACCATTCCAAACGTAGTAGAAGCAAGCGTAATCTCTGGAAAATACAACATTTTCTGTAAGGTAAAAGCTAAAAATACTGAAGACGCTAAAAAGATTATTTATCAGATCGACGACATCCAGGATGTGATGAGAACTGAGAGTATGATCTCAATGGAAGAGTTTTTGAGCGATAAAAACAGATTGATCAATGCGATCTCGATTTAA